Genomic segment of Candoia aspera isolate rCanAsp1 chromosome 2, rCanAsp1.hap2, whole genome shotgun sequence:
GCCTTTTCGGACTAACCACTGTtatgaaaaggcataagcttcAAGTGTGAATTGTCTCTGCGCCTCACAAAAATTCACACCTTTTCATAACAGTGGTTAGTCTGACTCCTGATTTTGGGCTATCAGAGATTCACATGGCTTTTCCCTTAAAAAGCCTTCAAGAGCAATCTTCATGGCTATCATTAAATGACACCATGACAACATATTCAGActtcatctactgtatatatttcaaaatttaaTAGAGTAAGTGACTGCACTATAGAACTATGTAGGTAAAATTATTTACGATTGTCTTGTTTATATCCAGATTCCCAGTTCATTTTTCAACTTTCCTGATGGAGAGAACAGACGATCGATGCCATGTTTAATTTGGAAATGAACTGGACCATATTAGTGTAGGGCTGCATTTTATTGGTGTACAGTACACACCCTCTGATGCCTGAGTGTGCTAATTGCCGATAATAAAGAAGTTAATGAATCGTGCAGCCTGATAATGAAGGACAGACGTAAGAGACTCTGGTGGTTGGGATTTGTGCTTGGCAGAACTGCTCAGAATATTGAAGATTAAGGTAATGGGAAAGTGGACATGTCTACAGTAATTTGCAACTGGggggaagaacagaaaagagaggGCTTAGCAGCTGGGCGGCCATGGGGATACAGCAGCCTTTTCTAATCTGGAACCACCCAGATACATTGGATCTTCACGTGCGGACTACGCAGCCCTCTGGAAATAATTTTGGAAAGGTGGTTTGGAGCCCCCCAGTAGTGCGAATCAATCTTCTGTCTGTAGCTCTTTAAAAATTGAGAGCACAGAACCAGACAGAGGAAGGCTGGAAGCCTTCTAGGTGATCTAATCATGTTTCCCCAGCATTCAGTTTATCTGAGGAACTATGGAAAGAAATTTCCTGTAATCTCATGAGCTAATTGCTAATTACTGATAGTTCATGCTTAACTATAGTTTGTTGAATCAATCATAATTAATCTTTTGCAGATAACATTACCTCTGTGCTCTTTAAACCTTGTCACTGGCAAACCACTGTTTACAGCTTAATATTAAGCCTGAGCCAGGCCATTATTGTGGCTTCTTCGATGTACCACCATTTGTTTGATAAATGAACTCAATCTGTTATTCAAATGGTGGAAAAGGGAAACTAACTCAAAAGTGCTGGAGAGAAGCTGCAATAGATCTTTTGCTTTGCATTTGTGGTGGGTCTTCTTCAGAGCTCTGGAAGAATGGAAGCCTACAGATACTACAGTGGTAGTCTTCTAGCAACTGTGTCTCCTCCTAACACCCACGATGTGAACTTTTCACTGCAAAAATTAGAATGTCAGAAGAACCTGTGAGATAAACCTGTGTGTGAAGAAGCAAGAAGGAAATTTGGGCTAAGACACTGCTGTGTTTACAATGTGCATttattgtataaaaataatttccatcaCACCAAGGAATTACATTCAATCAGAAGGAATCCGTTATTTATTGGAGGGAAGAAAACCTCAGGATGATCAGACTTGAAActtgaaaattttattttaaaagacatatATATGCGTGAGAAATAAAAATCAGATGATGAAAAAAGGATGCAAGTCTGTAAGCCCCAGGTGACTGGAACCAAATTTGGATTAAACATGATTAATAAAAGGTAAACTAAACAGGCCTTTTTTGTGTTGTGGCTGTTACTTAACTTTGAAAGATAGGAATTCAGAGAAGGGGTGGAGATGAGATAAAACCAGCATAGTAAAAATAAGTAAGAACTGGGGGGTActtgaaataatgttttctaCAGACTTCATTATCTATAACGAGAAACACCAATACTGTAATTGAGTCTACTGGATTTTCAGAACATCTGGACAGTCTTGAATTGAGAGGCAGCAACTCCTAGGCACAACCACCCTCCCTGAGATAAATTCAAGTTGCAAGACAGACTCAAAATGTTATGGCCAAAATAGGAGGGAATGGGGAAATCTCACTTCAATATCTCTGTTCAAATGTATAAATGCTCTCAGCCTCCCTCTCAAAAGACAAAATTTTGAGTGCTGCTCCCGAATACAGAGAATCCACTGCATGCTTCAGAATACATAAATACCACCCTACGTAGTGCCCATCAGAAGAAGGCAAAAAAATCTCATCTTGGCCATTACACAAGAGCCAAAATGGACACAATTTGAAACTAAATTCCCTGAGATTTCTTTAATTCTGTAAGGTCTGGCAGCAGAAAGCTTTGCCCTCCCCCACCTTCACATCTTCCCCTCTACCAGAAATGGGGATTAGAGCAGGTTTAAGCAAGAGGTCTATTTAGATCTGACAAAGTTGACAAAGGTGAGGAGATAAGAATTCAGCCTTCCTTTTGATTGAGCTGCTTCCTTGAACAAAACTGAGGAAATTCTCCTCCCCCAAAGGATGTTTgagatattctttttcttttttgggcgACCCTATTCTCATTAGTTACTGTATTACAGAAACCACTAAAAAACTAAGAAAATAATCAGTGGCACATATCTCCCTGTGGGAAAACCACAAACCTAGACTGATATTCATGCATTTGTTAGAGGCAATGAAAAACGCATGGAAGACGAAAGCAGGTcattctcctcctttcccccccaaTCTTCTCCATCAAGTTCCAAGGGCATCTTGCCATAGTACTTGGTCCAACCGCCTTGCCTTTCACCAAAGAGGAGCATCTTTATGGCAGCTTCATCCAGATTCCTGGAGGAATGCAAGAAGGGGTGATACAAGCAATCTTCTGACCCAACTTGAGAAGAATTTTCTTGAGATGAAGGCACTGCAGATTAAAGGTGTTTGTTGGGGCCTCCTGTAATGCTTCATTTTGGGGGGAGGTAGCCAAGAGAGAGTGCTTAAACGTTATTCCCAATCTTGAGTGTAAAGAGAGAAGGTGCTGGAATGTTTCCCTGTTGTCGTATCTCTGCTTTGCTGGCCTGAGTATCACACCAGAAGAACAACATGGCTTCTCACCTTGAGACTCCTGACATTAGGATTCAGCTTCTAAATCATATCAGAACTTCCGATTCAGCTTCAGAAGATTCACGTGCCCAGAGGCTCGCTCGCAACTAGGGCAGGCATAAGCCTTCTTCTTGCCACTGAATTTCAAAGAGGTCGTAAGCTTATGGTTCAACCAGAAGCTTTTCCCACAACGCACGCAAGCATGGAGCCTTTCTCGGCTGTGGATTCTCTTATGCCTGTTGAGATTACCCAGCACGTTGCAGCGAAAGTCACATTCAGGGCATTTGAaaggcttctcccccgtgtggattcgCATGTGGACATTAAGGGCTGGCAGAGCAAAGAAACCTTTCTCGCACTGGGTACATGGGAAAGGTCTGTTCCCAGTGTGGTTCTTCTCATGAATCAAAAGAGTGGTTCGACTCCGGAAGGATTTCTTGCACTGAGCGCACACGTGTTCAGTCTGTGTGGTTTCCAACCGCTGCTGATCAGCGACGGTTTTCGCCTTAGAAGGTGTGCGCTGGAGCTCCCTCGGTACGGCTCTTTGCAGTTTGACACAGCTTCTATCCTTCACGCTCTCCTGTACCCCTAGTGGCTTTAGTATCTCTTCCAGCTGCTGAGCCAAAGATGCTGCCCCCAAATTTTGGGCAGTGGCATTTGGGCACTCATTTAGTGTGCAGAATCGGTCGCAGTGCTGCTGGGTCTTGCTTTCAGGCACCTGTGGCCTAGACCAGGCCTCTGCTGGATCCCTGACGTTGGATggcttgcatttttctttctcacaaCTCTGGGAGGTAGAGTTGGCTCCAGCTGAGCCCCTTTCCTGTGCCACAAAGGCTGCATTCCCTCGCACAACGCTTTCAGGAACTTTCATTTGGGCTTCTCTGGAAAATGATTTCTGGCGGGGCAGTTCAAGGCAAAGAGCCTTTGGCTTTTGGTTCTTTGATGCACCTCGAAACAAACTGGAGGAAACACTCGCACAGGGGTTGCTTTGCGGACCAGCacaatattttcctttcctggagGGTTTGGATTTCTTTCTGGGGaccatttctccttcttcttgttGACAGAAGCAGCGTTTGGCCCTTTTCCCAGTGGCCTGCATCTCTCTCTTAGATGTTCTTCTGGAGGAAGCCCGTGGCCTCAGTTGCCAGCCAGCTTGTTTTTTCTCCTTAGGACTCTGGGAATTGACATTTTTGGAACAGTTCCTTGGCTGATGGATAGAGAATATGTCCTTCCTTCTTCGTTTCCCCTCTAACTGCACTGCCTGCCTGACTTCCCCATAGCCCAGCAAAGTGTTTTCTTTGAATTTTCTGGATAATTGTACTTGCATCATAATAGGCTTTTCTTTCTGctcagaaccctctggagctcctgcctctgatttttcctctAATACCATCAGCGGATCTCTTCTGACTTCCTGGGTATGTTGCAAAGCGGTAACTTCAGCTGTATGAGATGGTGTCTGCAGCAGTGCTTTCCTAAGAGGACCCCCCTGGCCCTTCTCCTCAGAAGCCGTGCCACTGGAGGAGAAGGCAGGGTCTACCTCCATGCCTGTGGACTGTTTACGGTATTCCTCATTCAGGTGAATGATCCTGTGTCTTTTCAGGTGCCACAGCTGAAAGAAACCCTTTCCACACCCAGCACATTTGAAGAGCCTTTGGCCAATGTGGCTGTTTTCATGGTTGGCCTCCATGACCACGGGCTGTTTGGGGAATTTTTCTTTCAGGTGGATTCTCTCGTGTCTCTTCAAATGCCACATCTGAATGAAGGCTTTTCCACACGCAGCACATTTAAATGGCTTTTGCCCAGAATGGATCCTTTGATGCCTTGTGAAGGAGTAGTTATCATCAAAGGCTTTCCCACATTTTTGGCAGAGGTAGGGCAGTTTTCTTCTGTGGGGAACCCTGTGCTTGAGGGACAAGGGGGCATCTTTTGTGATCATTTTGTTCTCAGAGCCTGAGCACAGAGAGAGTTTTCCCCCCACAGGAGTTTCTTGGTGGGAAGCCAGATGTTTCCCTTGGGAGACGTTTTCCCTACATTCCGGGTGGGGATGTGGCTGTTGCTTTTTCCTATGGATTTTCCCATGATTGACAAATGAGCTTTTTGTCCTCGTGCATTTTCCACAATACAGACACACATAATTCTCCTGGGTGGGGATTTTGGGGTGTTTGGCAAGGCATGAGGTGCGAGTAACAGCACTTGCATGGAGAAGACCTTCACAAGCCTCCTGTCCATGGTGGGTTCTTTCCGGTAAAGTGTGGTGGCTTTTCATCCTCAAACTCTTGTTGTGTTTAATGAGTTTTCCTGTTTGGTGACCCTCCTGGTGTCGGATAAGGTGGTGCTTTCGAATGAAACTTTCTGCACACTTGTGGCATCCATAGGGCCTCTCACCTGTATGGAGTTTCTCATGTTCAGCCAGTATGCTGCTTGTACTCAATGATTTCCCACAATATTGGCATAGGCAGGGCGTCCTCGGTGTCTGGTTTCTTGGGCACTGAGTGCGGGAGAAGCTGCGAGTGATGATTTTCCTGGAAACTGGGCATTTAGAAGAATTCCCTCTTGTAGGAAAGATCCCTGGATCAGCCAAGGCACTCTTCACAGCCAAGCTCTTAACTTTCTTTGGATGTCTGCTGGTGGCCTGCCGCACATGGGTCATCATGTGTGACCTCAAAGCAGGCTTGCGAAGGAAGCTTTTACCACACTGGGAACATTTATATGGCCTTGCTTCCCTGTGCATTCTCTCGTGGTCCACCAGCAAACTTTTGAATCTTAGACATTTCCCACAAAACTGACATTTATGGAGATTCACTTGGTCTTGCTGTTGTCTAGTGAGGCCAATGTTCAGTGGTCTAGTCCCCTTGGAGACAGGGGCTTTGCGGTCTTTCTTTTTCGCAGTTTCAGGCAAGctttctatcttttcttctttcttagcCTTCAGTCTGTTGTTTTTGGGCGTTGTGTGGCTGTTTTGATGTTTGACAAGGAGTTCCTTCCAAGCAAAGGTTTTCCTACGTTCAGGACACTCATGGGGCTGCTGGGTTGTGTGGCTCTTCTGATGTAAGAGGAGGTGCTCCTTGAACTTAAAACACTTCTTGCAGGCTGAGCATTCAAAGAGCTTCGCGTTTTGATGCTTCACAGTGCTGGAGTAAGATTTGCCAGCTTCTGCTGCGTGACCCCTCTGGTGACGATCAAGGAGTTTTTTGGAGCTAAACCTTTCTCTGCAGTAAGGGCATTTATAGGCCTTCATTTTAGAGTGTATCCTCTGATGATTGGCGAGGGATAATTTAGACTTGAAGATCTGTCCACAATCAGGGCATGAGACTTGATATTCACTTCCTGCAGTCGTGTTCTCGTTGGCTTTGCCTATTTCTGCCTTCGTCTTTCCTAACTGGCTTCGTGAAGGCTTCTTCAGCTGGGACCCGTTCTTATAGGCCTCTCTGGGCTTCAGACTCTGCAATCCACTCCCCTTAGAACTGTTAAATAAGTTTCGGCGAAGGATTGTCGGTCGATAACCTCCACGATGAGGcttttcttcttcactttcctgcTCATCACCTATagccaaaaaaaagaagaatgtggCAGCGCAAGTAGCGGAAAGTGGCACCGGTTGCCAGCTGGCTTCTAGGTGCAACTCAAGGTGTTGatggtcttatttatttattaatttatttatttactgtcctgcctttattatttttataaataactcaaggtgatgaacatacctaatactccttccccctcctgttttccccacaacagcaaccctgtgaggtgggctgggctgagagagagtgactggcccaaggtcacccagcccgctttcaggcctaaggcgggactagaacccaccgTCTCCAGGTTCCTAGCccgttgccctaaccactagaccaaactggctctttaaagcCCTTTGGGgcttagggcctggttatttgtgggacccccTCTCTCCAGTTGCCTCTTACCATCCCATAAGATCCAACAGGGTTGGCACAGGCTCACTTGAAATATCATATTatgggaccccagaagtgtgccttctctgttgccacTCCTGCCCTCTGGCACAGTATTTCCCCAAGGTCTACACAGCCCCAACCCTGTTGTCCTTCTGGAAGACCATAGAGACTTGGCTCTTCTAGAAGTCCAAGCCAAGCAATTGGTTATTAATAGAATAAGAGATATGGAATTTCAGTTAGAAGTTAATAGGGTACCTCTTCACAGTAGAAATTGGATAAAATGGGGTACATGGGAACCAGCACATTATCTGGAAGTCTTTCCTAAGACTACAATAGCACTTTTTAGAGCTAGATTTAATATCCTTCCATCAGCACTCCTGcaaggcaggtataataaaaCCCCCTTAGCAGAGGGAATTTGTACATGTGGCACTAAGGAGGTTGAAAATATCTCTCATGTCTTATTACGCTGTAAATAAATATCCCTGCAATATTAGATCAATATACATTTACCCCCTAATAGAAAGATTTCCAGGGAGACCAGATAGTTTTTATGAGAGCCATCTTCTTCAGGACTTAAATCCGGCCGTCACACCtgcagtagctaaattttgtgctgccGCAATGATAATAAGGCAAAACCGGTCAAAGAAGCAgggatttttgcttatttttctatttttattaatattttgttgagctatcttttaataaatttttgaggatatactgtatattttataacATAGGATTAATATAATGGATCTATTAATGTTTAGGTAAATATGTCATTATCATAATAGGGATCTAtagattataattgttttaatttacagttgcctatatataattgtactcatttgatGTAGTtcgattttattttttatttttattaattttatgttgctggtcattgaccgaataaacattAAATCAATCTTCCAGAAGTCCCTAGGCCATGGGCTTTTGTAGTATGCTAtgactattttaattttttttattccttgGATGATTGTTCGCTATTtgattcttttgttttctgtttttaatttgtccTAGATGCCACCTTGAGTCATTCCACCATTAGGTAGCCATCCAGCAAAAGAGCGTTCTCATCATAATTTGTAATTACATTTTGGTTTAGATAAGCAAATCTTAACTATGGCCCTGTATATTGTCCAAACGCAAAACTTCATCTGTCACCACCAGTTCTCATTGGTTCACTGGGCAGATACGGGCCACTCAGAGCCACCACTGGCCTATGCAGTGCCTTTCTGCAACTCAGAAAAAAGGCTCCCATGGAATGAAGGAAGTGAGGAGTGCCACTGTGTCTGCTGTCCTGCTCAGCGAGCAAGCAAGCAATCTCCTTGGGGACAAGGCAGCCATGCCTGTTTGTTGAACTGTCCAAAGGTCCTCTCTCCCACCAATGTCTTGTTTTGCCCTCAAAGGGAAGTGCTGCTGACTTCCTGCACTTTGCTGGCACCTCCTCAGATGTGACACCTTTGTTCAGGGCATAACCCTGAAGAACCCCATGCAGTAGCCCACAGAACACCTTCCCTGTTACAGCTTACTGGAGGTAACTGGAAACATAACGCACATTAGGACAGTGTTCCTCAattgtggcaacttgaagatgtgtgggctccaactcccagaattccctaactaacatgctggctggggaatcctgggagttgaagtccgcgcatcttgaagttgccaagattgagaaacacagcaTTATGAACTCCTAGCTGTCCCCCATTCTCCATGCAGTGATCTGGTCATGATTGACCCACCATTCTCCCCACCCAATATTtcctaaaagaaaagcaaatatgcAGCAGCCAAGCCACTGAAAAGACGACTGTTATTTTGGACTTGGCAGCTGGAAGGATAATTAACTTGATGGTCCATAGGATGATTGACAGGTTCATCCCCTAACCCTGGTTAATAAGATAGTGTTATATGTGAAGCCAGCTACTATAGCTAAGATTTAATCCAGTGGTGGGTGATCTGTGAACCTGGAACTCCTTAGGATTGCACTTTAAGTTGCATCACCAAAAtgtaatttttctctctttttaggcTGACACTTTCAGCCACAACTACACTGGTGATATAACAGTACCATTAACACTCCACTTGACCCTTTCCCTGGCAAACGGAGCTGTTCACCCTTCCCATACGCCGTAGTTCCCAAACCACAATAGCTGGTTTAATGCATCCCACTAAGCCAAAAAAGTAAACCAAACCTCATTATGACTTAGCAgagtgtgtgaacccagacaatgaGCTGGGTCCAATAAACCCCACTGCTAGAACTGGGTTAAGAGAGCCGGttgggtgtagtggtgaaggcaccaggccagaaaccagtagatggtgagttctagtcccaccataggcacaaacccagctgggtgaccttgggccagcccctctctctcagccctggaaggaggtaagggcaaaccacttctgaaaaaccttgccaagaaaactgcagggacttgtccaggcagtgtctgagaatcggacatgattaaacagaggagggaggaggaggaggaggagaagagaagaagtAGTAGTTTATACAACGCTGTGCAGACTGAAGTTCTCTCCCCACTTATTTAGGTGATGCAGTGAAGCTGAACAGGAGATTCAGGACCATGAAAAGAGCATTTCTTCAGACAGTGCAGAGCAGGGCCGcaaccggggggcggggggcaagtggggcatgtgccccgggagcCATGCTAGGGGgcagcaccaaaatgggcgtggcatccatgtttgccccaggtgacacagaccctagttgcagccctggtgcAGAGTCAAACTATCTACAAGACGTAGCAATCAACTTGGACAAATGTTTGTATTAATATGCAAACTGACGAAAGACATAAATTGCTATTAATCGTGTTGTCacatgcaccaggctagaaactgggagaccgagagttctagtcccgccttaggcatgaaaccagctgggtgacctttagccagtcactttctctcagccctaggaaggaggcaagggcaaactacttctgaaaaaccgtgccaagaaaactgcagggacttgtccaggcagtctgagaatcagacacgactgaacgggttaaaaaaaataaaaactgggcTCCCTTCCACTCACTTTAAATGGCAAGATTTTCACAATATCTTAGATACTTTCCCTGAACCCTCTTAAACCAAACACCTTCAGCAACGGTTCTAACCTGAGTTTGCAGAATCTGAACTGGGGTACATCACAGGACTCCGGTATCGATCCCACCAGGCCCCTCCAACTGGTAACTGCTTCAGGGTCGGCTTAACTGGGCCTTCATCGGCACTTTCATCGGAGCTCTGGAGCTCTGGGACCCAGGCTTCCTCCCCACGATCCAGGCGGGAGAGCAGCTCGGAGGGGTGACGACGAAGTTGGCCTGCAGAGCATCAGAAAAGCGGGTAGGTTGGCTGAGAGCTGGCGCAACACAGCAGCAGAGACCAGGCTGTGATTCATGGACCCAATGAATGGCCTTTGGCAAGAAACTTAACCTCTGACCCTCCATCCCAAGTATGGATAATGtaaaggagaggggagggagctTTAATACACTAAACAAAAGTATTGTGACAATAACAAAAAGATGCTTAACTCTGTTCTCTAGAGGTAGCTCACCTGCACACATATACGCTCTCCCTGCTGTAACAGTAATGTGGAGTCTTGATCATGTACCAAGCCTTACAGCTGCCACAGAATACCCAAAACAGGAGCATTCATTTCTAAAATAGTTCTCTAGTCTACATATCCTACATGAATTCCAACTGAACAAGGCCCCTAAGTCTGCGTTAGGGGCCACCATCATGTGAAAAGTTATTTCACTTATCTTAAACATGTGTCAGGAGAGGACCCATCAGAAGGAAAATTGATGCTAAATGAAAGAAATTCCAGGTTCAGTTCCTCTAGAATTAGAGATGGTGTTCAATACACTAGAGAGGACTCAGATCTGTAAGGGCTTCAGAGGGAATAAGAAAAATTGAGGAGGATTTTTATTTCATGCTTGCAAAGACAAGCTGTTGTTGACTTTATCCAGATAGGATGGACAACATGTATGTGCTTTCCCATATGGTACTGCATGGGTTAAGACATATGGAAAGCTGTCATATCCTAAATGACCATCAGCCTGGCTAGCTCACACTATTTGCTCTACCAAGTATCAGCAGTTCTCAAGGATTTCAGGATTGAgagtaaaaaaaattatctggagatgccagagattgaaTTTGGGACTTTCTGAGTATGAAGCAGGTGTTCTACAACTAGGCtagcttttaaaaatgacaaccaTTTGAAGTTTTCCATTGGAAAGTGAAGGAGAACCCCACTGGTGCTACTGTTTAACTGATTTCAACAACATCTATTTATCGTTCTGCAGACCTTACCTAGGGAGGCCACGGTCCCATAATTCCCCTGCGTGCCGTTCCTGTATAAGGTTTTCTGACGGCGACCTGCATGTGTGTACTGCACATCACTTGAACACACAGTCACCTCCATAAAGGCTTCCGGAACCTTGAACCAAAACAGGAAAATCTGTTCTTCTTTAGGAAGCTTCAAATTCCAGTCACCAGATGGCTGATGCAGCGGTCACACATCTAACTAagcagtgggatttttttttttcagatcatggtttgttgaataagcttcATCTcaaaccataaaccatggattACAAAGAATTACAAAGgataataagagccagtttggtctagtggttaaggcaacgagctagaaaccaggagattgagagttctagtcccccctcaaGAATgaaaagcctgctgggtgaccttgggccagtcactctctctcagcccaacccacctcacagggttgttgttgtggggaaaacaggagggggAAGGGGTATTAGGCATgtttcccgccttgagttatttataaaaataataaaggcaggacagaaaataaataaataaagactggGATCACATGCCATCATAAGCCTTTCCTAAAGCTTTGAAGACCTGTTTTCCCCTCCAAGTCAGGAGGATGTGTGAATCCATGCAGGATGATGGTTTTGGTTGTTGGATTTCTCTGTAGTTCAACTGGCAGAGAGGAATATATTGATCTGGGTCTCACCCTCTTGATAAGCAGCATGaaatttctaatcacttttggctGCCACGCAAGTATTAAACACGAGGCCGACACATTAGAAAAATGAGCAACATGAAATATACACCCATACCATTTCAACTGTTTTGATTTGTATCCTGCCACAAGGTATTAGTTTTATGCTCATCAGTAAATTACAAAATCAACATTAATTTGTAGAATGAAAtaagcatgtactgtatgtatttatggAATTAAAGGCAATGGCCAATTGAAAAAGCATCATATGACTTGAGGAAGGCTAAGCAAACTTCTGGAGACGGAACCAGTTTGTGAATTTGAGATGATGTGGTAGGGCATGCCCAGAATGGCTGCTGAGACAGATTTCTCTTCTCACAAGATGGATATGGACCCCCATCacccagaacagtgtttctcaaccttgcccactttaagatgtgtggacttcaactcccaaaattccccagccagaattctaggagttgaagtccacacatcttaaagtgggcaaggttgagaaacactgacccagaAGGTCTGAATTATCTTCACTACCCCAGAATTCTCTTTACTATTCCTGTGGGGCATTTTGCGAATACTGCTGCAAATAAACATGAGCTGAAAAGTTGGGGCATTGCTATATGACAATTTCCTCCTTATTTATTGCATGCGTGTGTTTTAAAGTCAGGTAGGTGCTAAGCTTAGCAAGCAGAGGTGTCCGTGGCTGCTTAACTGCCCATCTCTACTGTAAATACATTAGGGATGCATTCCTAGCTGTTTTTACTTGTGAGTAAACCTCACtgtaaaccagtccatcctccaggaaataaagccagactgctcacttgagggaatgatattaaaggccaaactgaaatactttggccacgcaatgagaagacaggacaccctggagaagatgctgatgctagggagactggagggcaa
This window contains:
- the LOC134492377 gene encoding zinc finger protein 585A-like, which translates into the protein MCAGQLRRHPSELLSRLDRGEEAWVPELQSSDESADEGPVKPTLKQLPVGGAWWDRYRSPVMYPSSDSANSGDEQESEEEKPHRGGYRPTILRRNLFNSSKGSGLQSLKPREAYKNGSQLKKPSRSQLGKTKAEIGKANENTTAGSEYQVSCPDCGQIFKSKLSLANHQRIHSKMKAYKCPYCRERFSSKKLLDRHQRGHAAEAGKSYSSTVKHQNAKLFECSACKKCFKFKEHLLLHQKSHTTQQPHECPERRKTFAWKELLVKHQNSHTTPKNNRLKAKKEEKIESLPETAKKKDRKAPVSKGTRPLNIGLTRQQQDQVNLHKCQFCGKCLRFKSLLVDHERMHREARPYKCSQCGKSFLRKPALRSHMMTHVRQATSRHPKKVKSLAVKSALADPGIFPTRGNSSKCPVSRKIITRSFSRTQCPRNQTPRTPCLCQYCGKSLSTSSILAEHEKLHTGERPYGCHKCAESFIRKHHLIRHQEGHQTGKLIKHNKSLRMKSHHTLPERTHHGQEACEGLLHASAVTRTSCLAKHPKIPTQENYVCLYCGKCTRTKSSFVNHGKIHRKKQQPHPHPECRENVSQGKHLASHQETPVGGKLSLCSGSENKMITKDAPLSLKHRVPHRRKLPYLCQKCGKAFDDNYSFTRHQRIHSGQKPFKCAACGKAFIQMWHLKRHERIHLKEKFPKQPVVMEANHENSHIGQRLFKCAGCGKGFFQLWHLKRHRIIHLNEEYRKQSTGMEVDPAFSSSGTASEEKGQGGPLRKALLQTPSHTAEVTALQHTQEVRRDPLMVLEEKSEAGAPEGSEQKEKPIMMQVQLSRKFKENTLLGYGEVRQAVQLEGKRRRKDIFSIHQPRNCSKNVNSQSPKEKKQAGWQLRPRASSRRTSKREMQATGKRAKRCFCQQEEGEMVPRKKSKPSRKGKYCAGPQSNPCASVSSSLFRGASKNQKPKALCLELPRQKSFSREAQMKVPESVVRGNAAFVAQERGSAGANSTSQSCEKEKCKPSNVRDPAEAWSRPQVPESKTQQHCDRFCTLNECPNATAQNLGAASLAQQLEEILKPLGVQESVKDRSCVKLQRAVPRELQRTPSKAKTVADQQRLETTQTEHVCAQCKKSFRSRTTLLIHEKNHTGNRPFPCTQCEKGFFALPALNVHMRIHTGEKPFKCPECDFRCNVLGNLNRHKRIHSRERLHACVRCGKSFWLNHKLTTSLKFSGKKKAYACPSCERASGHVNLLKLNRKF